In a genomic window of Rhinoderma darwinii isolate aRhiDar2 chromosome 10, aRhiDar2.hap1, whole genome shotgun sequence:
- the APOC3 gene encoding apolipoprotein C-III — MQRNCGKAETGNPFNLKLIHADSYRKYIWFEIISYQLIPSYLFNTIVSSSSRTFSDLALQPSPPLYTPPLLPFKPFPLGTAYITPAPVYWTKSLDRAQGAALPGQLFNLNMKLLVISALLVLAVCAVSAEEDTFLSSSINYVQDLASDVASKTTDAINQVKELPLAQQAIGFYDSGSEYVSTLYTSVMKKAMEGWDQLTTSF, encoded by the exons ATGCAGAGA AATTGCGGGAAAGCAGAAACTGGTAATCCCTTTAATTTAAAGTTAATACATGCAGATAGTTATAGAAAATATATATGGTTTGAGATTATTTCCTATCAGTTGATCCCTTCCTATCTCTTCAATACCATAGTCAGCAGTTCCAGCCGCACATTTTCTGATCTTGCTCTGCAACCTTCACCCCCTCTTTACACACCTCCCCTCCTCCCTTTCAAGCCATTCCCTTTAGGCACAGCCTATATAACACCAGCACCTGTGTATTGGACCAAGAGTCTGGACAGAGCACAAGGTGCAGCATTGCCTG GTCAGCTATTTAACCTAAACATGAAGCTCTTGGTTATCTCTGCTCTGCTTGTCCTTGCTGTCTGTGCGG TCTCTGCTGAGGAGGACACCTTCCTGTCATCATCAATTAACTATGTACAAGACTTGGCCAGtgatgttgccagcaaaacaacaGATGCTATAAACCAAGTTAAGGAATTGCCCCTGGCACAGCAGGCTAT TGGCTTCTATGATTCCGGATCCGAGTACGTCAGCACTCTGTACACCTCAGTTATGAAAAAGGCGATGGAGGGATGGGATCAGCTGACCACGTCCTTCTAA